A window of the Salarias fasciatus chromosome 7, fSalaFa1.1, whole genome shotgun sequence genome harbors these coding sequences:
- the LOC115392448 gene encoding 1-phosphatidylinositol 4,5-bisphosphate phosphodiesterase zeta-1-like, whose translation MEKKKDSYSRRAEIHSIYQTYTSGLETLPARALLRFLHKDQMELTANEKTVESLIDRYEIADTAKKSRSMTFEGFLRYMESKDCSVFDPSHSSVYQDMDQPLSSYFISSSHNTYLTGDQLVGKSHLDAYVCALRKGCRCLEIDCWDGADLEPVVYHGYTLTTKILFKDVITTVEKHAFEVSAYPVILSLENHCCEEQQEVMARYLISILGDKLLTAPLDHVTAEELPSPNKLKYKILIKNKKLKPQKKREEASGAAKSKEEDEDEEDEDEEDEDEEEEEDEEEEDEDEEEREKEARDAKRKFWSSTKMLPKKKKKKVKVAQLLSDLVVYTRSVKFISFSHSREHQSCFENTSMAEKTARKLVKAAGADFVRHNQRFISRIYPRGSRTSSSNYNPQEFWNVGAQLVALNFQSTGKPMDLNDGRFQDNGGCGYVLKPAILMSSQTVFDPGSSAHHSRPVHLQLKVIGGSSLPGPKSKVMDVFVRVEIHGIPADSTKKSTKSVKNNFLNPHWDADMDFSIRTPELCMLRFCVRNQTALLTSDFVAQYTLPFSSLKKGYRWVPLRDRDGCSLDPASLYVSVYFS comes from the exons ATGGAGAAAAAGAAGGACTCCTACAGCAGGAGAGCTGAAATCCACAGCATCTACCAAACCTACACTTCAGGTCTGGAGACTCTGCCCGCCCGTGCCCTGCTGAGGTTCCTCCACAAGGACCAGATGGAGCTCACAGCGAATGAGAAGACGGTGGAGAGTCTGATCGACAGATATGAGATCGCAGACACAG CCAAAAAAAGCCGCTCCATGACGTTTGAGGGCTTCCTCAGGTACATGGAGTCCAAAGACTGCAGTGTGTTTGATCCCAGCCACTCGTCCGTGTACCAAGACATGGACCAGCCTCTCAGCAGCTACTTCATCTCCTCTTCACACAACACCTATCTGACCGGAGATCAGCTGGTCGGAAAGAGTCACCTGGATGCCTACGTGTG TGCTCTGAGGAAAGGCTGCCGCTGTCTGGAGATTGACTGCTGGGACGGAGCTGATCTGGAGCCTGTAGTGTACCACGGCTACACCCTCACCACCAAGATTCTCTTTAAGGACGTGATCACCACTGTTGAGAAGCACGCCTTTGAG GTGTCTGCCTACCCAGTCATCCTCTCCCTGGAAAACCACTGCtgcgaggagcagcaggaggtcatGGCCCGGTACCTCATCTCTATTCTGGGGGACAAGCTGCTGACAGCTCCCTTAGATCACGTGACTGCTGAAGAGCTCCCCAGCCCAAAC AAGCTGAAGTATAAGATCCTCATCAAGAATAAAAAGCTGAAACcccagaaaaagagagaggaggcatCAGGAGCAGCTAAGAGtaaagaggaggatgaggatgaggaggatgaggatgaggaggacgaggatgaggaggaggaggaggacgaggaggaggaagatgaggacgaggaagagagggagaaggaagCTCGAGACGCCAAACGAAAGTTTTGGTCTTCGACAAAAATGTTGCCAAAGAAAAAA AAGAAGAAGGTGAAGGTGGCCCAACTTCTGTCCGACCTTGTGGTTTACACAAGATCGGTCAAGTTCATCAGCTTCAGCCACTCCAGGGAACATCAGAGCTGCTTTGAGAACACGTCTATGGCAGAGAAGACCGCTCGCAAACTAGTCAAGGCCGCAG GTGCAGATTTTGTCAGACACAACCAGAGGTTCATCAGCAGGATTTACCCACGCGGCTCCAGAACGTCTTCCTCCAACTACAACCCTCAGGAGTTCTGGAACGTGGGCGCACAGTTAG tggcACTAAATTTCCAGTCGACCGGCAAGCCTATGGACCTCAATGACGGCCGTTTCCAGGACAACGGGGGTTGCGGATACGTCCTGAAGCCGGCGATCCTCATGTCCAGTCAGACGGTCTTTGATCCCGGCAGCAGTGCGCACCACTCCAGACCCGTACACCTGCAGCTCAAG gtgatCGGTGGGTCCAGCCTTCCTGGCCCAAAAAGCAAAGTGATGGACGTCTTCGTCAGAGTGGAGATTCACGGGATTCCGGCCGACTCCACCAAGAAATCCACTAAATCTGTCAAAAACAACT TTCTGAATCCTCACTGGGATGCCGACATGGACTTCAGCATCAGGACGCCCGAGCTGTGCATGCTCCGCTTCTGCGTGCGAAACCAGACGGCCCTCCTCACCAGCGACTTTGTGGCCCAGTACACTTTGCCCTTCTCAAGCCTGAAGAAAG GCTACCGCTGGGTACCGCTGCGGGATCGAGACGGATGCAGCTTGGATCCAGCCTCCCTCTACGTCAGTGTCTACTTTTCCTAA